A window of Apium graveolens cultivar Ventura chromosome 8, ASM990537v1, whole genome shotgun sequence contains these coding sequences:
- the LOC141680970 gene encoding F-box/kelch-repeat protein At3g23880-like translates to MRSKKFKPMASHESTNPDTIPFIPEEIMYNVFLRLTVRDLSRCKGVCNSWRSIISSSHFIKTHLSKSSNDPHFTQHRLLSSYTPFNSDLQLKSCSIYSLLNEPHNIEALELEYPDTITYVVGYCNGLICLTGRGNYVFFWNPSTRNSRKLPMLDTITRRYKHITYGFCYNELADDFKVFAVATTDWKHEMSVYSSKSDSWRLIGDFVSYKLPSGGYLGNGAMHWLVTPNLQLKDVPQRFPYIISLDVIRDTFREVMLPNCGEAIMTWSVGTFCENLCVLRKMSLDARVELWVMRDCGDQDSWIKLFTIPHMDRLNRSLYVTPTPICTSVNGDIMLLVDSTIVLYDTKDNTFRDLLNNRSCLSSKVYTYVESLVSPSL, encoded by the coding sequence ATGAGATCTAAGAAATTCAAGCCAATGGCAAGTCATGAAAGCACAAACCCTGACACCATCCCTTTCATTCCAGAAGAAATCATGTACAACGTGTTTTTAAGGCTGACAGTGAGGGATCTTTCCCGATGTAAGGGAGTTTGCAACTCATGGCGGTCTATAATTTCTAGTTCCCATTTTATCAAAACACACCTCTCTAAATCATCTAATGACCCTCATTTTACTCAACATCGTCTCCTTTCTAGTTATACACCTTTTAATTCGGATCTTCAGCTAAAAAGTTGTTCCATATATTCACTGCTTAATGAGCCTCACAATATTGAAGCCCTTGAGCTTGAATATCCGGATACAATCACCTATGTAGTAGGTTACTGTAATGGGTTGATTTGTTTAACAGGTCGCGGTAACTACGTTTTCTTTTGGAACCCATCCACAAGAAATTCAAGAAAACTACCTATGCTTGATACGATTACTCGTCGTTATAAGCATATAACCTATGGGTTTTGCTACAATGAATTAGCCGATGATTTTAAAGTATTTGCGGTCGCTACCACTGATTGGAAACATGAAATGTCAGTTTATAGCTCAAAATCTGACTCTTGGAGATTGATTGGAGATTTTGTTTCTTATAAGCTGCCGTCTGGAGGGTACTTGGGAAATGGAGCTATGCACTGGCTTGTCACTCCCAATCTGCAGCTTAAAGACGTCCCACAAAGGTTTCCTTATATTATTTCTCTTGATGTAATAAGGGATACATTTCGAGAAGTTATGCTGCCAAACTGTGGAGAAGCTATAATGACATGGAGTGTGGGCACTTTCTGTGAAAACCTTTGTGTGCTCCGCAAGATGTCCCTTGATGCCCGTGTCGAGTTATGGGTAATGAGAGATTGTGGTGATCAAGATTCATGGATAAAATTGTTCACCATCCCACATATGGATAGGCTAAATCGCAGCCTTTATGTTACACCTACACCTATCTGCACTTCTGTAAATGGTGATATTATGCTTCTTGTGGATTCAACCATAGTACTCTACGACACAAAGGATAACACATTCAGGGATCTGCTAAACAACAGAAGTTGTCTGAGTTCAAAAGTGTATACCTATGTTGAGAGTTTAGTTTCACCCAGCTTGTAA
- the LOC141680971 gene encoding uncharacterized protein LOC141680971 codes for MAAKIERNKYDRVVYNLPPSMCTKAPYMFMPLLIPGPNDPTKDLHVYLRPLIDELKILWRTGAETYDRFSCTNFMMKAALMWTISDFPALGMLSGWSTKGKLACHICMGQVKANQLKHGGKPSFYGTARYFLEPDDPLRRFTKFGRTEAHSVTYRYPGSLVRSLCEDTQFPPSGKTSWRKPRDYGMTHNWTHFSPFFELPYWETLTLRHNIDVMHTEKNVFENIFFTMIGDTKKTKDNRKAREDCKELGVHRELWIQDDGTMPNAPYVLSRDQLLKLFRWIYTLQLPDGYASNISRCVNFETKSIHGMKSHDCHIFMQKLLPMICRDLLPRHVADVLIELSNFFQDLCSSTLKYGDLEKMEKDIARIMSKLDVMYTPSFFDPMEHLPLHLATECKLGGPCNFRWMYFVERYLHILKLKVRNKARVEGSIAERYIEEEGVHFCSLYFDSKIATMHNRLRRNEAPRQSHDPNLLEVYTYPTLPGLRNRDRILSDDEHRLVTYYVLINSPEVGKYLRLVQKQYPHYNDAEKDQFQKDNFLDWFERRVQDDGELKDKFIDLIRGPIYKVESYKTCKCNGYKFACANSNELTSSNSGVVVIGTSYKESHGNNYGRLQEVLKLRYRNGHEIVVFKCHWFDHTRHVKIDRNRMITVDVKSKLNAEDVFVLASQAHQVYYAPNIANPKSSWYTILTTKSRQVDESVTSREENIFNDDAFQNEESNASSSHVERVVVDDPINFFIDLTMFENNHFVDDYEEEQNARNKENQNEDMNIDDGSDNDDLT; via the exons ATGGCGGCCAAAATTGAGCGGAACAAATATGACCGAG tagtttacAACCTTCCTCCATCTATGTGCACGAAAGCTCCCTACATGTTTATGCCTCTTCTGATTCCTGGGCCGAATGATCCAACAAAAGATCTTCATGTTTACCTCCGACCATTGATTGATGAATTGAAAATATTATGGCGCACCGGAGCAGAAACTTATGATAGGTTTTCTTGTACAAATTTTATGATGAAGGCGGCATTAATGTGGACAATCAGTGACTTTCCTGCACTTGGAATGCTTAGTGGGTGGTCCACAAAGGGGAAGTTGGCATGTCATATTTGTATGGGACAAGTAAAAGCCAATCAACTAAAGCATGGTGGTAAGCCTAGTTTTTATGGAACTGCTCGATATTTCTTAGAACCGGATGACCCGTTGAGAAGGTTTACAAAGTTTGGAAGAACTGAAGCACATTCAGTTACATATCGTTATCCAGGATCACTAGTAAGGAGTCTTTGTGAGGATACGCAGTTTCCTCCTTCAGGAAAGACATCTTGGAGAAAACCGAGGGACTATGGTATGACACATAATTGGACTCACTTTTCTCCATTTTTTGAGCTTCCATATTGGGAGACACTCACTCTTCGTCACAACATTGATGTCATGCATACcgaaaaaaatgtttttgagaaCATATTTTTTACAATGATTGGTGACACTAAGAAAACGAAAGACAATAGAAAAGCAAGAGAAGATTGTAAAGAACTAGGTGTGCATCGTGAATTGTGGATTCAAGATGATGGTACAATGCCAAATGCCCCATATGTGCTTTCCAGGGATCAACTTCTTAAGTTGTTTAGATGGATTTACACACTTCAGCTTCCTGATGGGTACGCCTCTAATATATCCAGGTGTGTTAATTTTGAAACAAAATCTATTCACGGAATGAAGTCGCATGATTGTCATATTTTTATGCAAAAATTGTTGCCTATGATTTGTCGTGACTTACTACCTAGGCATGTAGCGGATGTTCTTATTGAGTTATCTAACTTCTTCCAAGATTTATGTTCTTCAACTCTAAAGTACGGTGATTTGGAAAAAATGGAGAAGGACATAGCGAGAATCATGTCAAAACTTGATGTCATGTACACTCCAAGTTTTTTTGATCCGATGGAGCATTTGCCACTACATTTGGCTACAGAGTGTAAATTGGGTGGCCCGTGTAATTTTCGATGGATGTATTTTGTTGAAAGATATTTGCACATTTTGAAGTTGAAAGTTAGAAACAAAGCTCGAGTCGAGGGTTCAATAGCCGAACGATATATTGAGGAGGAGGGTGTACACTTTTGCTCATTATACTTTGATTCTAAAATTGCAACCATGCATAATCGACTTCGTCGAAATGAGGCACCCCGACAATCTCATGATCCCAATTTGTTGGAAGTTTACACATATCCAACGCTACCCGGTCTACGGAATAGAGATAGAATCTTGAGTGATGATGAACATAGACTTGTAACGTACTATGTTCTTATCAACTCACCCGAGGTTGGAAAATATTTGCG GTTGGTGCAAAAACAATACCCGCACTACAATGATGCCGAAAAAGATCAATTTCAAAAAGATAATTTTTTGGATTGGTTCGAAAGAAGg GTACAAGATGATGGAGAGCTCAAGGAcaaatttatagatttaataagaGGTCCTATTTATAAAGTTGAATCTTATAAAACATGCAAGTGCAATGGTTATAAATTTGCTTGTGCAAATTCTAATGAGCTCACATCATCAAATTCCGGTGTAGTTGTAATTG GGACTTCTTACAAAGAAAGTCATGGAAATAATTACGGGAGACTACAAGAAGTTCTAAAGCTTCGATATCGCAATGGGCATGAAATTGTCGTCTTCAAATGTCATTGGTTTGATCATACAAGACATGTCAAAATTGATAGAAATCGGATGATAACCGTAGATGTTAAATCGAAGCTAAATGCCGAAGATGTGTTTGTGTTGGCTAGCCAAGCTCATCAAGTATATTATGCCCCAAATATTGCAAATCCAAAGTCATCATGGTATACTATCCTAACAACAAAGAGCCGACAAGTCGATGAAAGCGTGACATCTAGAGaagaaaatatattcaatgatgaTGCTTTTCAAAATGAAGAATCAAATGCTTCATCTTCACATGTGGAAAGAGTGGTCGTTGATGATCcgataaatttctttattgactTGACAATGTTTGAAAATAATCATTTCGTGGATGACTATGAAGAAGAACAAAATGCGAGAAATAAAGAAAatcaaaatgaagacatgaacaTTGATGATGGAAGTGATAACGATGATTTGACATAG